TTACCCAAAAGAACCATAATTAATGTCCGTCGCTATCATATTCATCTTATAACAGTAAGTTTTGTTATATAGTTatgacatgaaaaaatatagaattatttCTGGCAGTCCAACTCCAATCTTTGaaggaagaataaaataaaaggtgatgTGTACACATGCCTTTATCTTATCAGCCAATGATACAACATAGTGCCGTCACATGATGCTTTGCATCTTTGAAGAGACCTTCCTGCTGTTCCTCTAATGGCCCCACAGTTTGACTGCTTTGACTCTCCAATGCCTCTAGAAGAAAACCCTTTTTTAACCTAACTTTTCTTGAGATTCCTCCCTTAACAGTGAACCCAGATTATCTGCAAGAGAAAAAGACTTCCATGTTATGGATATGTTTACggtatctttgttttttaaaatataaaaataaaaaaaattatttacgatgcgaaaaaataaattgaaaaataaaaaaatcaaaaagttgtttttctttatgaaatgcAAAGAATATTTCTCTTATAAGTTAATTATGGTCGCCACatgcaataaatttttttttatacaaatacaTCATGCAAATACAACTCAtctatttaaaatctaaaaaaaaaattaaaaatatattacaataatctcttcaaaatataatgaaattatagaaacaattcaaaaagattaattactattttttaaaaaagaattaaactaaataattttaaataagataggggtattaaataatatttaaaatttaaaaaaaaaaaaaaaaaaaaaaagaagccaaatCCACATATCTGGTTTACTTGTTATCCATCTtggtaaataatatgatatctACATGAGTatgttttcactttttatttaacttcttttcgcataaaatactttaaaaatataatataaaactcaataaaaacattttcaacttaaaaaactcttaaatcaattcaaatactcaaaattaaatataatcaaaacaaaattcatggATCCCAATCTACCTTTTCTGACATAAATAAGGATAAAACCACTTTCAATGAACTTTTTTCTTTAGAATAAACctattaaaatcaagttttgtttttttttaatggttgacCAATCATTTTCTctgtcttttaatttcttcaatgacTTTCACTCTTCTCCTTTAATATTAAGGGACGTCGtgataaaaatgaagttttaataaaaaatttaaacaacaaGGACTAAATAAAtgtataatttaaaacttaagggataaaattgaagtttCCCATGCTTTTTGAACAaacaactttgttttcttttaaactttggtctttaatttaaaaaacattgtttaacaataatctaaaattctattttataaaatcaaattttaatttgaggttgaaATATTCTATGACGGATCGAATatgcaaatataaataaatttcaagatgtagacaatgatgaaattttttttttaaaaaaaaattaatggttaaaatgcaaaaataaaataaaattataggacTCCAGAAAGGGAAAAAAGTGGTTATAAACAATGAAATTTGAAAGGACAACTCTGTTTACTTATTTATCatccttgtttttttcaattctttgtttaaaaataatctaaaattccATTTCATAAAGTCTAAGGTAGTGTTTGAGAATGCGGttgaaacaatgtttttaaaaaattcaaaagatttttttttttttgctaaaatttaatatgatttgtactttttggatcgttttgatatgctgatgttaaaaataatattttaaaaataaaaaaaattattatcatgtattttagcacaaaaaattatttaaaaaataaccgttaCTATACTACCACTCTTTAAATATTCGACGATATATCATTATGTAAGAACATGCAATGTGAGAAGGTTAACAGTGTACAATCTATCCACGGTAAAATGCGAATCTCTTTTAACTACAATATTGTATAATGGGTTCTCGAAGACTCGAACTATTCGCCGCGGGGGAAGTGAGaaagggaagatattacaaACCTAACCATGGCGTCTCCGAGTAGATTTGGAGGGTTTTTTCAGGGCTATCAACACTAGTTTAGCTTCTGCAACCATACTAGTAATGACTGAAGAAACAAAATGGCATCCTGCCAACCTTTCCATGAGAATAGGTAAATGATTATAAGCAAACACCTGGTTTGCGGATAGTTAAAATGCAAGATAATGGAGTCATAAGCTAAATGAGAATAAATCCATCAGACACACCGAACATAGGAGAAGGAAGCTGTTGAAATTCTTCGTATTTTTGTGTATCATAATAACAGATTCTGAAGCCTTTCTCAGGTATACAAGAATTATGGGGTGCAGTTCCTGTAACACAAAATTGACCAGCTGCAGAACACCAGTCCTTTGGAGAGTaaccaaaaacattattaaaattatcagtgggcagcaaaaaaaaaaaaaaagagcttagcCTATTGGGTGGTAAGCTATAAATTCTGCTACCCTGTGTGTAAATTCAGCCTTCCAAACTGTCTTCAAGTTGCAAACACAGCTACGATAAGTCTTAAAGGCATCCTGTAACTTCAAACAAAACTGTAATCCCACCAATGtatagaaaaggaaagaattgcTGAATCAGTTTCTGTAAAACCACGCCCCAGTAGTCTTTGAAGAAATGCTAAAAAGAAAGTTTTCTGAGACTTTGGCCTGCAATGATCTCTAACTTCAATTTTCTAGCACTTCAACTACTTGGCAAAAACTGTTAAGTGAGCCCTTCAGTTTAAGTCAAGCCTAACAGAGAAACTTCTAGCTTTTTTTCCCTAGTTCTTTCGTCGCATCCGTTTATACACAATTACCTTGTCTTCATTTGTTTCCTTACCCTTTTTCTTCCTACCATCAGTCACATTTTCTCTAGCAGCCTCTTCCACCACCCCTTTTTCCTTGACTGTGTTGACATTTTCAACAAACACTTCTTCGCTGGATTTTTTCATATCCCCAGATGaatatttttccttatctttttcaGCAGTCTCCATCATTGCATCCAGCTGAACTTCTGTTAATACCTGAAGTAGCTCCAAAGGAGTTGATGCAGGATCAAGCTCCCAGCAACCTTTAGGAGCATATTGACCTTCTTGACCAGTGAGCAGAACTGAAGGCACCTGGTGAGAAAACCTAAACATCTCTTCCCTTGGAATTGTCCTGGTTTTGCTTGGATCAGGATGCTGGCGAAACACTGTCTTGAAACCAGAAACTTTAACAAGAGGGGCGACAGCAACTCCTCTCTCCTCTTTGTAGTCCTCAAGCACTTCAACCATGTCGTATTTGTGTATGACTTCATCAGGGGTATGCTCATTCCAATTAGGGGACCAGTTTTTATAAACGGCCCAAACATCTCCCTTTCCAGGATATACTTGAATGGCTCCTCTTGCGCCCTTCACCCACTTCACCACCTTGTGAGAGAAAGAATTAAGAGACCTATTGACTTCATGCTTACCTATCCAGAATTCTCCACTGGTCTTGTAAAAGCCAGAACCAATCCAGTTTAATGGGCCCAATTCACGGTTGCTTTTGGTGTTAAGCCAACTAATCCGCATTTTGAAAGGTTTCCGTGATATCACACTGTGAATCATGGCATAATACCGAGGCATCccatcatcattatcataaGCAGCCCAAACCTGGTTATCACCAAATGATTTATTGGTGCGATCCTTGtcaaaatcatgaaaatctggATCCAGAACACTGAGTGCTAGCTGATCACTGATGTTTGTATCTGGATCATCATTAGCATTAATTGGTGAAGGGTCAGTGGAGTGAGCTCTGCTCTTGGAAACTAGATTCTCTGGACATTCTCTCACATCAGCTTTTGTGCTGTTCATAGTAGCCTTCTGCTTTCCTCTCTCCTTGTTTATATACTTTCCTGATGTCTTTAGAACATTAGCCTCACTGCTCCATTCCTTCACCTTCTTGGAAATGTCCCTCTTAGCCTTCTCCATCATCATCTTTCGAGTTTCTGCTTGTGTCAACTCCTTTGTTCTATTAACTTTATGGTTGCCAGAAATGTTCCTCCTCACTGCTTCAGAACTACTCTTTCGAGAACCAGATTCAACAACTCCATTTCTGTTAGCCACCTCCTTTGCTTTCTCTTTTCCATTACTGTTTGCCCTTTGCTCATCAGAGCACCTTCTCTTCTTCAGCCTACCTCCTTTCAGTACAGAACCGG
The genomic region above belongs to Populus alba chromosome 12, ASM523922v2, whole genome shotgun sequence and contains:
- the LOC118044683 gene encoding uncharacterized protein; translated protein: MEFNKEEASRVKEIAEKKFAERDIAGARRFAVKAQNLYPALDGLPRLLAALDVYMAADNRTNGDVDWYRVLDVEPSADDDTIRRHYRKLALILHPDKNKATGADGAFKIISEAWNLLSDKAKRISFDQKRNVKGMDQKVPNWKSSVPAGQNGYRDLSNNKNSNARSRKSAMHSKPAPPSLFSKPNTFWTICNECKTQFEYLRTYLNHNLLCQNCCQSFLAFETPPPSMDENGPSRMWTSYSKEENSTWHTRAEKSSASSMFQSGVFFKDGSVGSAASALSAAQSEKLKRKHEEEFLHQQTKTVAGGASGFSKSGSGSVLKGGRLKKRRCSDEQRANSNGKEKAKEVANRNGVVESGSRKSSSEAVRRNISGNHKVNRTKELTQAETRKMMMEKAKRDISKKVKEWSSEANVLKTSGKYINKERGKQKATMNSTKADVRECPENLVSKSRAHSTDPSPINANDDPDTNISDQLALSVLDPDFHDFDKDRTNKSFGDNQVWAAYDNDDGMPRYYAMIHSVISRKPFKMRISWLNTKSNRELGPLNWIGSGFYKTSGEFWIGKHEVNRSLNSFSHKVVKWVKGARGAIQVYPGKGDVWAVYKNWSPNWNEHTPDEVIHKYDMVEVLEDYKEERGVAVAPLVKVSGFKTVFRQHPDPSKTRTIPREEMFRFSHQVPSVLLTGQEGQYAPKGCWELDPASTPLELLQVLTEVQLDAMMETAEKDKEKYSSGDMKKSSEEVFVENVNTVKEKGVVEEAARENVTDGRKKKGKETNEDKVIVYKRMRRKN